A DNA window from Moorella thermoacetica contains the following coding sequences:
- a CDS encoding histidinol-phosphatase HisJ family protein gives MPSDYHIHGLAHEGPPHTVERLLPYVEAAREAGLTAMGFADHDRFLEGLDFNVFSELERITGMPVRAGLEVDFRPGRDHRQQLAGRPWDYLIGSVHTVDDWEFDRPGQEGGFAAWDIDELYATYFNLVARAAATGIFQIIGHLDLIKIYGHRPRRPVLELAEPALQAIARSGAALEVNTAGLFKPVGEIYPARELLARAFSLNIPVTIGSDAHAPGEVAREREQARELLRQIGYTCLATFYCREMATEPLL, from the coding sequence ATGCCATCTGACTACCATATCCACGGGCTGGCCCATGAGGGGCCGCCCCATACCGTTGAACGCCTCTTACCATACGTGGAAGCGGCCAGGGAGGCGGGCCTGACGGCGATGGGTTTCGCCGACCACGACCGCTTCCTGGAGGGCCTGGATTTCAACGTCTTCTCTGAACTGGAAAGGATAACCGGTATGCCCGTCCGCGCCGGGCTGGAGGTTGATTTCCGGCCCGGCAGGGACCACCGGCAGCAGCTGGCGGGCCGGCCATGGGATTACCTCATCGGCTCGGTGCATACCGTGGACGACTGGGAGTTTGACCGACCGGGACAGGAAGGCGGCTTTGCCGCCTGGGATATAGACGAGCTCTATGCCACCTATTTCAACCTGGTTGCGCGGGCCGCTGCTACCGGCATCTTCCAGATCATCGGCCACCTGGACCTGATAAAGATTTACGGCCACCGGCCCAGGAGGCCGGTGCTGGAGCTGGCCGAGCCGGCCCTCCAGGCCATCGCCAGGAGCGGCGCCGCCCTGGAAGTGAATACCGCCGGTTTATTCAAACCAGTGGGGGAGATTTACCCGGCCAGAGAACTTCTGGCACGGGCCTTTAGCCTCAATATCCCTGTCACCATCGGGTCGGATGCCCACGCTCCCGGGGAGGTGGCCAGGGAACGAGAACAGGCGCGGGAGCTTTTGCGCCAGATCGGTTACACCTGCCTGGCAACTTTCTATTGCCGGGAGATGGCTACGGAGCCGCTTCTTTAA